The DNA segment GTCTCCGGCGTCGCGTCGACCGGCTCGCTGGACATCTCGAAGCCGGGCGCGGCCAAGCTGATCGACGAGCTGCTGGGCGAGTACACCGAACTGTTCGGCGGCGCGTTCTGGCATCTGGGCGGCGACGAGTACCGCGCGCTGATGGCGAGCGATCCGGCCGCCTCCTATCCGCAGCTCCAGCGCGCGGCCGTCCGGAAGTACGGCGCCGGCTCCGGCATCGCCGACCTCGCCACCGGCTGGCTCAACGACCGGGCCGACGTGGTCCGCGAGCACGACATGCGCCCCAAGGCGTGGAACGACGGACAGTTCCGGGACAGCAGGGTCCGCGCAGACAAGGACATCGAGGTCGAGTACTGGACGGGCAAGGAGTACGGCGCCCGCCCGCCGGAGCAGTACCTCCGCGAGGGCCGCAAGCTCCTGAACCTCAACGACGAGTACCTGTACTACGTGCTCGGCCAGCCCAACGCCTTCGTCTACCCGACCGGCAAGCGCATCTACGAGCAGTGGACCCCTCTCGTTCTGCGCGGCACCACCCCGGTCCCGGCCCGCTACTCCGACCAGATCCTCGGCGGCCGCTTCGCCGTCTGGGGCGACCTGCCGAACGCCCAGACCCCCGCCCAGGTCGCGGCGGGCATCCGGATGCCGCTGCGGGCGACGGCCCAGAAGTTGTGGGTACCGGGAAAGCCGAAGGCGAGCTGGGCGCGGTTCACGGCATTGGCCAAGGAGATCGACGCGGGGTGAGAGCCCCCTGGGGCCGCCGCTGACCATGGACAACGCGGCCTGCCGACCACTACGGTCCGGTGGCCGCGCCGTCCGGGGAGGGGGCGCGCACCGGCGCCGTGCCGATGCCGGCGCCGGATCTCCTACCTCATGGGGGGTTCCTTTTCATGCCCAGTACGCTGCGTTCACCGTTGGGCCTCGGCAAGGCGGTGTGCGTACTGCTCGGTGCGGTGGCCGTCACGGACGTGCTGTCGATCGCCGCCGGTGTCCACAGCCGCATGCTGCTCGCGGACGGACTGGACGACGGTTTCCTCGCGGTCGACGAGCAGGCGTGGACGCTCGCCGACAACATGTACGGCTCCGCCGGCGCCCTCCAGGGCATCGCCGTGCTGGCGACGGGCATCGTCTTCCTCGTGTGGCTGCGCCGGGCCCGGCACAACGCCGAGGTGTTCGACCCGTACTGCCACACGTTGCGGCCCGGCTGGGCGATCGGGGCGTGGTTCGTGCCCATCGCCAACCTCTGGCTGCCGTACCGGGTGGCGACCGGCGTCTGGACCGCGAGCGTTCCGCCCGACACCCTCGTGAGCCGGGCCACCGCCCCGCGCGGGGTGCTGAACGCCTGGTGGGCGGCGCTGGTCGCGACGCAGATCCTCGGCAGGGTCGCCGGCGGCTACTACGACCGCGCGGAGGGCGGGGACGAGATCATCCGCGGGCTCGACCTGGTCATGGCCGCGAACGCGCTGGACATCGGCGCGGCCGTCGTGGCGATCCTGTTCGTCCGCAGGCTGACGGCGATGCAGGACCTGCGCGCGTGGGCCGGCGGATTCCCCGCCCAGGAGACTCCGCCGCGCGCGCGGTGGGGGCACGCGCACTGAGGCCACGCGCACCCCGGCGACGTTAATCAGCCAGTGGCAGTGACGCTTTTCGGCCAGTTGGCGCTGAATGGATAACAGGAAGCGCTGCGCCCTCCTGTGCCCCGGCATGGGTACGGGAGGGCCGACAGGAGATGTCGATGAGCCTGCTCGAACTGATCGCCGCGGCCGACGAGCGGGGGCTCGCCGCCAGTGCGGCCGCCTGCCTCGAACGCTGTCTGCCCCAGCCCGCGCCGGGCGCCGACCCCGACCCGCTGCGCCCGTTGTGGGCCGGATGCGCCGATCCGCGGCTCTGGCCCGACCGGCTCGCCGAGGCCCGCACCGCCCTGGACACCCCCGCGGACCCCGGCGAGGCCGTGCGGCGCGTCCGGGAGCTGCTCGCCGCCGCCCCCGCCGACCGGGCCGGTGAGGCGCTGCGGGCATGGGCCGACGCCTGTTCGGTGCTGGCGCTGGAGGTCCACCTCGGCCACGACGCGGCCGCCCCCGCCGCGACGGACCCGGTGGCCCGCTGCCGGGCGGGCGACCCCTCGGGGGCCGGACCGCTGCTGGCCGGCGAGGCGGCCCGGCAGGTCCTGATCCTGGAGATGCTGGCCGGAATCGACGAGACGGCCCCGGCGGGCGCCGGGCTGCGCCAGGTGATCGACGTCTCGGCGGAGGGCCAGCGGGTGCTCCGCGCGGCGGCCGCCCGCCGGGCCCGCGTACGCGGCTGAGCCGGAGCCCCGACCACCCGAGAGCGGCGCGCGGCTCACGGGCCGCGAGTGACGAGGACGACCGGGGCCGCCACCCCCCACAGGAGAGGCCCCGGTCGTCTTCCGCGGGGCCGCAGGACGACCCCGTATTCATCTCAGCGCCGTGGGTGCGTTTTCTGTCACACCGTCGTCGGCAGACTGAATGTTGCAGGTTGTACAAGTCATGGACGCGGTGCACGCCGAGGACGTAGCGTGCTGAATCGCGCAGGGTGGCGCGGGCAGTGGTGACCAGCTGCGATTCAGACAGCAGGGCAGGGTTGAGGTAGTTGCTGGGGGACGACGCGGGGCTTACTGCCGCGGTGCTCGCGGCACAGCACGGGGACGAGGACGCCTTCCGTACTGTGTACCGCGCTGTGCAGCCGCGGCTGCTGGGCTACATAAGAACGCTGGTGGGGGAGCCGGACGCCGAGGACGTGGCGTCCGAGTCGTGGCTGCAGATAGCCCGCGACCTCGACCGGTTCAGCGGGGACGCCGACCGATTCCGGGGCTGGGCGGCGCGGATAGCCCGCAACCGCGCCCTGGACCATCTGAGGATGCGCGGCAGACGGCCCGCCATCGGCGGCGACGAGACGGAGCTGTCCGACAAGCCGGCCGTCTCCGACACCGCCGACGAGGCGATCGAGGCCCTGGCGACCGGCCGCACCATGTCGCTCATCGCCCAGCTGCCGCAGGACCAGGCCGAGGCCGTCGTGCTCCGCGTGGTCGTCGGGCTCGACGCGAAGAGCGCCGCCCAGACGCTCGGCAAACGGCCCGGCGCGGTCCGCACCGCCGCCCACCGGGGACTGAAACGGCTCGCCGAACTGCTGCGCGCCGACAGCGGGGGCGACCGCCCGGACGGCACCGAGGGGCTGCCCGTCCCCGGCCCGGCCCCGGACGGCGGCCCGCGCGACGGGGTGCGGATACCCGAGGGCGGCGGCCCGCCCGAGGAGGCGCGGGCCTCGCGCACCGCGGCGGAGGACGACCCTCCGCGCAGTGCCGCACCCCGCCGCCCGGCCGGCCCCGAGGCGCCGTCGGCCTCCTTCCGGAAGCGCGCGACGGACGCCTCCGGCCGCGCCGGAGGACTCGGCGCCGTCCCCGTGCAACGCCCCCCGCGCACCGGCCTGGTGGCTCCCGCCGGTGTGACGCATTCGCGTCTGTGGACGCAGAAGGACATGTGATGGCCGACGAGCAGTACGCATGGCTTGACAAGGAAGCGGCGGAGAAATTGCTCCGCGGCGACCCGGTCGTCCCTGCCGAAGGCCGTCCCCGTCAGGACGCCGAACGCCTGGCCGCCGCCCTCGACGCGGTGTCCCGCGCCGCCCTTCCCGCCGCCGGAGAACTCCACGGCGAGGCCGCCGCGCTGGCCGCCTTCCGCGCCGCGCCCCGCCGCCCCCGCCCGGCCGCCACGCACCCGGCCGCCGCCCACGCGGCCGACGGCGACGACTCCGGCACCGCCGTGCTCGCCCCCGTCCACCTGGGCCGCACCCCCGCCACCGGGACCGCGAGGCCGCGCGGCCACCGCCCGTACCGCTGGAGCCGGCCCCTGCGCTTCGGCCTCGCCGCATCGCTGGCCTGCTGCGCCATAGGAGGCGTGGCCGTCGCCGCCGGGTCCGGCGTGCTGCCGGTGCCCTTCGGCCGGCACGACCCGTCCCCCGCCACCTCGGTCTCGGCCGCCGCCTCCCCGGAGGAACTCGGCTCCGGCGCCGTCGCCGGCGGGCGGACCATCGCCCCCACCCCGCCCGGAACCCCGACCCCGGACGCCCCGACCCCCGGCAGCAGCCCCGGCGACGACACCGCAGGCCCCGACGACGACACCCCTCGGGGCGGGCACGACGGCGAGGACGGCCCGCAGGACACCGGCAGCACGGGCGACGGAGACGGCGGCGGCCCCTCCGGCGGCGACGGCCGGGACTCCGGCGCCGACACCGCCGACGACCACCCCGGCAAGGACTCCGCGGACCCGGGCCGGGGCAACGGCAGGTCCGGCTCCAACGGCGGCGCGACCGGCTGGTACGCCAGGACGGTCGCCGCCTGCCGCGACTACCGCGCCGGCCGCATCGACGACGAGCGCCGCGACCGCCTCGAAGCCCTGGCCAAGGGCGCCCGCAACCTGGACCGGTTCTGCGACCGGATGCTCGGCGACCAGGACGGGCAGGGCGCCCGCGAGAACGGCGGCCCGCCCGGCCGGGAGAACGCCGACCAGGACGACGAAGCCTCGGCCCCGCTGCCCTCGATCCGGTTCACCGAATCGCCCGGCCCCTCCACCGCGGCGATCGCCCCGGACCCGGTGCGGACCGGCGAAGGAGCCTCCTCCGAAACACCCCGGCCCACCGCCGCGGCGGCCGCCCGCTGACCATGCCTACCGGTCGGTGTGACGTTTTCCGGCCGGTTGACGCTGTACGGAATGAGCCGACTGGTCATCGGCAGCGCCGGAGCCGGGGTTCCCCCCGTACCTGCGGCTCGGCGCACATGGCGCGGGCGGGACACGTTCCCCCGGTCCCGTCCGCGCCCCAATCCTCCGCGAGTGCCCCGGACCCGCTCGCGCCTACTTGTAGACGACGACCTTGTCGCCCGTACGGACCTGGGCGAAGAGGGCCGCGATCTTCTTCTCGTCGCGTACGTTCACACAGCCGTGCGAGGCCCCGTTGTAGCCGCGGGCCGCGAAGTCCGACGAGTAGTGCACGGCCTGGCCGCCGCTGAAGAACATCGCGTACGGCATGGGCGTGTGGTAGATCGACGACACATGGTGGCGCGACTTCCAGAACACCGAGAACGTCCCCTCGCGGGTCGGCGTGTACTGCGAGCCGAACCGCACGTCCATGGACGAGACGACCTTGCCGTCGATCATCCAGGACAGCGTCCGGCTGTTCTTGCTGATGCACAGCACCCGCCCCGTCATGCACCGCTTGTCCGGCTTCGCCACCGGGCGAGTGGTCGGCGGCTTCAGCTCGGCGGCGGTCGGCCGGCGCGTCATCCCGAGCAGCTTTTGCCAGGTGAGGGTGTCCGTGCTGCCGGTCTGCGACAGGCCCCGCTTGGCCTGGAAGGACCGCACCGACGCGGCCGTGACGGAGCCGTAGTAGCCGGTGGGGTTGCGGTCGAAGTGACCTATCTGGCGGAGCCTGGCCTGCAGTTCGCGCACCTGCTCGCCCTGTGACCCGTTCCGCATCAGGACCGTGCCCTGCGGATCGGCGGCCGGGGTGGTGCGGGTCGCGCTCGGCTCCGGGGACGGCTGCACCGACTCGCGCGCCGACTCCTTGGGACGCGCCGTCGCGGACGGGCTCGGGGAGACGTCGCCCGGCGCGGCGTCGTCGCTCGGCCGCGCGGTGGGCGAGCCGCTGCTCGCCGATGCGGAGGGGGCGGCCGACGCGGCCCCGGCCGCCGGCTGCTCCTTGCAGCCCGCGGTCACGGCGGCCAGCGCCACCACGGCCACGGCGATCGTCGCCCGGCCGCCCCGGAGTGCGTAACCGCGCCCTGTCCTGCCCGTGCCTGTCATCCCGACCCCCTGCGTCCTCTGCTCGTGCGGCCTCGGCTTCTGTGCGCGCGTATCTCATGGGACGGGTTCCCGTTCCGCCCGGTTGCCGAATCCCCGCGGTCGAGAGGAAAGCGTGACCTCCGCGCGTTCCGGGGGTCGCGGACGCGTGCGACACTCCGTTCCATGCTGGGTGTCACCGACCTTCCGACCTATCTCGCCGGCCTCGCGCTGATCGTCCTGCTGCCCGGCCCGAACTCGCTCTACGTGCTGTCCGTCGCCGCCCGGCGCGGTATACGGACCGGTTACGCGGCCGCCGCCGGCGTATGGACCGGGGACACCGTCCTGATGACGCTGTCCGCGCTCGGCGCCTCGTCGCTGCTGCGGACGACACCGCTGCTGTTCGCCGTCGTCAAGTACGCGGGCGCCGGCTATCTCACCTGGATGGCCATCGGCATGCTGCGGGCCGCCCTGGCGATGTGGCGCGAACGGCACCGCAGGGTCGCCGAGATCACCGGAGGGACGGACGGCACGGCGGACGGGACGGGCGCGGTGCCGACCGTCGCGGCCATGGAACGGCCGTACCGGCGGGCGCTGGTCGTCAGCCTGGTCAACCCGAAGGCGATCCTGTTCCTGATCTCGTTCTTCGTACAGTTCGTGGACCCCGGATACGCCTACCCGGCGCTGTCCTTCCTGCTCCTGGGCACCCTGCTCCAGATCGCCAGCTTCCTCTACCTCTCGGTGCTGATCTTCGGCGGCACCCGGCTCTCCGCCGCGTTCCGCCGGCGCAGGCGGCTCTCGGCGGGCGCCACCTCGGCGGCCGGAGTGCTGTTCCTCGGCTTCGCCGCGAAGCTGTCGCTCAGCAGCGTCTGACCGCCGGGGCCGGGTCACCCCGCCCGCAGATACGCCGAGGTGGAGACCCGCCCCAGCAGCCGCAGCCGGGACGCGTCGCCCGCCAGATGCGCGTCCAGCGCCTCCTGGACACCCGGCCACGCCGCGTCCCCGTAGTCGTCGAGCACCACCACACCGCCCGGAGCCGCGATCTCCTCGACCCACTCCAGATCGGCGGCCACCCCGGGCCCGGAGTGGTCGCCGTCCACCACGATCACCCCGTACGACCGGTCCCCGGCCTCGGCCCGGACCTCCGGCGCGCTGGAGAAGCCCCGGACGATCCGGGGGTGGTGCGTTGTGCCGCCGCCCGTCAGCGCCAGGTTGGCGCGCACCACGTCCTCCCGCACCGGAGTGCCCGTCGGGTCGGCGGGCTGCGCGGTGCCCGGCTGGAGCTGCGAACCGGCCAGCGGGTCCACGATCGTCAGCTCCGGCTCGATGCCCGCCCGGTGCGTCATCCGGGTCAGCGCCGCGGCGAACAGCCCGTACAGCGTGCCGATCTCCAGGATGCGGCCGTTCGGCGGGGCCAGCAGCGGCACGGTCGCCAGCTTGCCGCACACATTGGACGTGGAACCGGCCAGCCGCCCCACGCCGAGCGCCTCCAGCGCCACCACCGTCCGGTAGGCGGCCACCACGCTCCGGCGCGCCGCCGCCCCGTCCCCGGCCAGCGCCGCCACCTGGCCGACCAGCCGGTCCAGCTCGGCGGGCGGCGGCATGCGGTGCGCGCCGCGCCCGGTGTTGTCCAGCAGCAGTTCCACGGCGTACCGGGCACGCCGCTCGTCCTCGTACTCCCGTCGCAGCGCGGCCAGTTCCCCGCGCAGGGGCGCGGCGGCGCGCTCCACGCCCGACTGGATGCGGCGGTCGACGAGGGCGGCGGCGGGGCGCAGGGCCCGCTTCGCCAAGCGGTTGTTCAGCAGGGAGGCCATGGCTGGGAACGTACGCGTGAGCCCGGTCCCGCTCCCACCACGCGGAGATGAAGTCTCGGTGTCGCCCGGACCACACGCGGAATCCGTGCGCCACGGCGCGGTTACGGTGCGGGCCGGCCGGGAAGGGCCCCGGTCACCCGGCCGGGAAGCACCCCGGTCACCCGGCCCTGCCCCGCCGCCGGCGTCCCAACCCTCCCAACCCTCCCCACCGTCCCGCCGCTCCCACCGCGAGCAGCCCCGCCAGCGCCACCGCCCCCGCGAGCGAGCCCGCCTTCAGGCCGGGCGGGCGGTACGAGCAGTCCAGCACCGGCCGGTCGCCGCTCACCGGCACCGCGACCAGGCCCAGGTACGAGTCGGCCGGGCGGCCTCCGCAGCTCCAGCCGGCGATCCGGGGCGCGGAGAGCACCGCCAGGCCCCGCGTGTGCGGCGGGAGTTCGGCCCGTACCCCGCTCCCCGTGACCGAAACCGTCGTCGCCCCCGTCCGTTTCAGGCCGGCCACCGCGGCGGCCAGCCGGTGCCGGTCCAGGCAGCCGACCGCGTCGTGCGGGACCGCCCCCGCCCTGACCACCCGCAGCGTCACGGACAGGCTGCCGCCCCCCTCTCCCAGGCTCCGCATCCCCGCCCGGCGCCCCGGCATCCCGCCCCGGAAGTCCACCTCGTCGGCGGCCGTGCCCAGGCGGGCGTGGGCGAACAGGTCCGGCGCCCACAGGAACACCTCGCTGCCCGCCGGGCAGACCGCGCCCAGGGTGTACCCGCCGGGCCCCACCGCGTAGTCGTACGCGCCCCGGTCGCGCGCGGCGCCGCCGCCCACCCGGCGCAGCGTGGTCGCCGGGACGGTGTACACGGACGCGCCGAGCAGCTGCTCCTGGTTCCGGAACGGCGAACGCCCGTACCGCTTCTCCCCGGCACCGGCCGGCCGTACCGTCACCAGCGGCGGCGCGTCCTCGCGGACCACCGTGACCGGGCGGTCGTCGGGCAGGTTCCAGCCCTGGTGCGGGTCGCGCGGCATGCGGACGCGGGCGCCCACGGCGAACACCGCGTCGGTCACCGGATTGTCCAGGCTGTGCAGGGCCCGCCCGTTCGACGTCCAGCCGGCGCCCAGCGCGCGGAAGGTGCGGGTGAGCACGTCCGGGGTGTGACTGCTGTAGTACGCGCCGCCCTGGCCGCCGGTCAGGAGCGGATCGTTGGCGGTGCTCTGCTCCAGGCCGGGATCGGTCCGGTAGCGCGGCCAGCCGTCCGCGCGGGCCACCGCCGCCGACTGGAGCCGCTGGCGCTCGCCCCAGGGCGCGTAGTCGTCCAGCCGGTTGAGCCGCTGCCGGTCCGCGTACGCGGTGGTCGCCGCGGCCTGCCCGGCCTGCGCCCCGATCAGCAGCAGCGCCGCCAGCACCGCGAACCGGCCGCGCCGGGCGAGCACCAGCGCCCCGGCCGTGCCCGCCAGGCCCGCCGCGAGCAGCGGATACGTCCATACGGTGACCAGCTCGCTGGCGGCGGCCCCGGCGGCGACCGGCACGAGCACCGCGATCCCGCCCAGCAGGGCCCGCCGGCCCGGCCAGCCGGAGGCGACCGCCAGCCAGGCGGCGATCACCAGCAGCCCGGACAGCACGAACGTCTGGCGGTACGGGCTGCCGTTGGGCGTCGCGAAGGCATGCCACAGCAGATGCGTCGGCCCCCACTGGAACGACAGCGCGACGCCCGCCACGAGCCCCGCCCACACCAGCCGCTCGGTCCGCCGCACCCCCCGGTGGAAGACCAGGGCCGCCGCCAGGAGCAGCGCCCCGGTGCCCAGGAACACCGCCGGGGTGAAGAAGCCGTACGTGGCCGGCAGCAGCCGGGCCGCCACGTCGGACCAGTCGGCCGGGGCGAACGTCCGCGTCCAGCCCGGATAGGCGTGCCGCGTCCCCAGGTACACCGGCACCAGGACCGGCGCGGCGAGCCCGACCCCGAGCAGCACCGTGCGCACCGCGCGCCCCAGCCCCCGTATCCGCTCCCGGCCCGTCGTGTCGTCGAGCAGCAGCCGTACCGCGAGCACCAGCGCGGCGCCCAGCGTGGCCATGTACGCGGTGTAGAAGTTCGACACCCAGGCGAGCGTCACCAGCAGCGTGCCCAGGACGGGCCGCCGCCCCGTGCGCGCCCACTCGGCGGCCAGGCACAGCAGCGGGAGGGCGATCAGCCCGTCCAGCCACATCGGGTTGTAGACGGCCTCGATCACCGACCAGCCGCACAGCGCGTACGAAGCCCCCAGCACCGCCGCCGCCCACTCCCGCCCGCGCCCCCGGCGCAGCGCGGTCAGCAGCCAGGTCATCGCGGCCGCCGCCGCGCCCGTCTTGGCCAGGGTGACCGCGTAGACCGCCAGGTCGATCCGGTCGTGCGGGAAGACGCCGACGAGCAGGGCGAACGGGCTGCTCAGATACGTGCCGAAGTCCGGCAGGAAGCCCGTGCCGTAGCCGGACTGCCAGTTCAGCAGCAGCCCGCCGTCCGCCCGGCCGTGCAGCAGGTCCTGGAGCCGGGCGTGGAACGGCACGAACTGGTTGCCCAGGTCGTTGACGCTGCGGGTGTGCGGGCCGAAGGGGTAGCTGCGGGCGACCGCGTCCCCGGCGCAGAGGGTGAGGGCGGCGAGCAGGGCGGCCAGGGCGGACGCCAGGGTGCGCGGCGAGCCGGGTATCGGAGGTTTTCCCATGGTGTCGGGCCCGGCGGTCAGCCGGCCGCCGCCCGCTTCAGGACACGGGCCCGGCGCGCGAGTCGGCGGACGGTCGCGTTGCGCGGGATGAACGTGAGCTGCGCCGGAATGGCTCCGGGCAGCCCGAGCGCGGTCAGCCTGCGCCGCTTGAAGTAGCGCCGTACGGCGGCCTGGTGGCCGTTCAGGTAGCGCTCGGCGGCAGGGCGCATGGCGGCCTGGAGCTGCGGCTGCATCGCGTAGCCGACCGCCCCGACGAGCCCGGCGACCCCGCGCCCGATCTCGTCGGCCGGGGGCATCGACCAGCCGGTCACCGCGGCCGGGTCCGTCAGATCGGGCAGCAGCGCGTCCACGATGGTCACCGGGACGCGGTTGCTGTTCTGGTACGGGCTGAGCTGTTGCAGCAGCGGCCCGGTGCCCAGGCGGGCGACCGGCAGTCCGTAGAAGGAGGCGGCGGTCAGCAGCGCGGTGGAGAAGCAGCCGACGACGAGCGCCGGGCGCATCGACTCGAACAGCGTCTCGGCCAGGACCGGGCTGTCGGCCACGGTGAGCGTCGCGCCGAGCCGTTCCGCCTCCTCCTCCAGGGCGCGCGTCCAGTGGGCGGGCGCGCTGGGATGCGGCTTGAAGACGATACGGGTGTGGCCGAGGGCGACCACGCCGCGCACCATGTCCGCGTGCAGCTCCTCCTCCTGGCCGGGCGTCAGGATGCCCAGCGTGGACAGGTACTGCCCGAGCAGCAGCGCGGGGCCCGGCCCTTCCTCGGGCGCGACCGGCACCGGGGCGGCCACCGGATCGGCCAGTTCGCCCAGCACCTTCAGGAACACGTCGGTGGGGACGATCTCCGGCTCCACCCCGAACTCCGTGAGCAGCAGCGGCTTCAGACCGGGCACCAGGTCCAGGTGGAGCAGCCGGCGGATGCGGGTGCCGACGAGCTGATCGAGCCGGCTGCGGGTCGGCCCGTAGCTCATCAGCCCGTCCGCGTACACATGGAGCGGGCTGTCCCCGAACACGGTCGCCAGGGCCTGCGCCGGGTTGGCCTGGATGGACTCGCAGGCCAGCTCCACGGGCGCGTCCCCGAGGTCCCACGCGCTGCGCACCGCCCGCTCCCACAGCGGGGCGTCCTGCTCGCGCGGCGACCAGCCGGCCGGGTGGAACGGGCTGATGAAGTCGTTCCACGAGCACACCCGGTCGAACTCCGCCGCCAAGGCGTCGAAACCGGGCCTGCGGTGCAGCGGGGTGCCCAGCTCCGGAGCGGGCGAGGTGTCGCTGACGACGAGGATGCGCCGGTGCTCGGAGCGCGGCCCGAACATGCCGCTGCGCAGGGCCGCGACGAGCGTGGCGGCGGCGTACTGCGTGCACGCCGAGAAGATCTGGGTGGTGGACCGGCCGGCCGGCGCGGTGTATGTGCTGCCGGGCATCAGGCCGCGACCTCCCGCGAGACGGGACGGCGGCGCACCCGGCGCAGCCGGTCCGCACGGCGCTCGCCCAGCGAATTCAGCGTTTCCGCGAGAATGTCCTGGGGCATGCGCCGCAGGGAAGCCGCACTCATCGAGCGCAATTTCCTTGCCACTGCTGGTTCGAACCTTTCAATGGATTCCAAATGGTGCGCCATCACCGCGCAATACGTACGCACCGCCTTCGGCATCAGCTTCTCCGCCTCCGGGTCCGCGGCCGTTTCGGCCAGCACCCGGTCGAACGCCCGGATGAAATCGAGCTGGCGCACGTCCCCGATCTGGGTCAGCGAGGAGGCGACCCCGCGCCGGTAGAAGACACCCGGCAGTCCGACCGCCGCGAACGAATCGGCCTCCCGGTGCAGCCGCCAGATCCACGGCCGGTCCTCCGCCGTGCGCAGCCCGTCCACGAACCGCAGCAGCCCCGAGTCCGCGAGCCTGCGGTGATAGGCGCCGGCCCAGGCGTACGCGTAGTCCACCGGCGTCGAGCGGTCGGCCGGCAGGATCGCCTCGCGCGGGCTGACCACGGTGTTCCGCAGCCCGAACGGGACGCGGTGGACCGTGCGCGCCTGGTCGGTGAACTGCACATGGTCCGTACGGACGAAGTCGCAGCCCAGCGCCGTGATCGAGGCCAGCAGCCGCTCGTAGTGACCGGGCACGACCCAGTCGTCGCCGTCCAGGAACGTCAGATACTCGCCGCGCGCCGCGTCGATACCCGTGTTGCGCGCGGTGGCCAGACCGCCGTTCCGCTCGTGCGCGACGAGCACGGCACCCGGCAGCTCGCGCTCGGCGCGCCGCAGGATGTCCAGCGTCCCGTCGGACGAACAGTCGTCGACGAGGATGAATTCGACCCCCTCGCGGGCATTGGCCCGCAGACTTCTCAGAGTGTCGGGGGCGTAGGCCCGAACGTTGTAGAACGGCACGATGACGGAGAGCTTGACCACGCCGTACACGCTAGGCGCCGGTCCGGCATTTACCCTGGCGCCGATGGGTACGCCAGGTGAACGAAGAATGTCGGGACAATGAACCGGCCCGCTCAACCGCCCGGGAAGACCCATTTCGGCAGCTGATTCGCCAGGTGTCGGCGGGCTGTTAACCCGCTGTTGCCGTCACGTTGGGCCGCGAATCGGGATGCCTTCCTAAATTCGGAGACGTGCCACGACGTACCGAAAAGACGACCGCTCTCAGAGCAGCCGTGATCGCCGACTCCGACACCCGGTGGAAATGGGGCGCGCTCACCGCGCGCCGCCTCACCGCCCCCGTGTCCGGGACACCCGCCCAGCGGGTCGAGATCAGCGGACTGCTGCTGCGCGGCCGCGCGACGCCGACCCCCCGCCAGCTCGCCGAGGTCGGCGACGTGGGGATCTCCGGCGACCGGGTGCGCGAGGTCACCGCCACCGAATTCCTGCGGGACGTACGGGACGAGGGATACGACGTCGTCGTCCTCGCCCTCGTCGGCGGCGCCGTCCAG comes from the Streptomyces sp. NBC_00525 genome and includes:
- a CDS encoding polysialyltransferase family glycosyltransferase; the protein is MPGSTYTAPAGRSTTQIFSACTQYAAATLVAALRSGMFGPRSEHRRILVVSDTSPAPELGTPLHRRPGFDALAAEFDRVCSWNDFISPFHPAGWSPREQDAPLWERAVRSAWDLGDAPVELACESIQANPAQALATVFGDSPLHVYADGLMSYGPTRSRLDQLVGTRIRRLLHLDLVPGLKPLLLTEFGVEPEIVPTDVFLKVLGELADPVAAPVPVAPEEGPGPALLLGQYLSTLGILTPGQEEELHADMVRGVVALGHTRIVFKPHPSAPAHWTRALEEEAERLGATLTVADSPVLAETLFESMRPALVVGCFSTALLTAASFYGLPVARLGTGPLLQQLSPYQNSNRVPVTIVDALLPDLTDPAAVTGWSMPPADEIGRGVAGLVGAVGYAMQPQLQAAMRPAAERYLNGHQAAVRRYFKRRRLTALGLPGAIPAQLTFIPRNATVRRLARRARVLKRAAAG
- a CDS encoding glycosyltransferase family 2 protein, with the translated sequence MVKLSVIVPFYNVRAYAPDTLRSLRANAREGVEFILVDDCSSDGTLDILRRAERELPGAVLVAHERNGGLATARNTGIDAARGEYLTFLDGDDWVVPGHYERLLASITALGCDFVRTDHVQFTDQARTVHRVPFGLRNTVVSPREAILPADRSTPVDYAYAWAGAYHRRLADSGLLRFVDGLRTAEDRPWIWRLHREADSFAAVGLPGVFYRRGVASSLTQIGDVRQLDFIRAFDRVLAETAADPEAEKLMPKAVRTYCAVMAHHLESIERFEPAVARKLRSMSAASLRRMPQDILAETLNSLGERRADRLRRVRRRPVSREVAA